One Desulfosalsimonas propionicica genomic window carries:
- a CDS encoding S24/S26 family peptidase produces MIVDLNDKKFVDRQIYVVRDPNSEPPTAIVRRICKADQKHFKGLALVSENPEYLPEMTELDWHELIVGRAVWLWRSLENA; encoded by the coding sequence GTGATTGTTGATCTCAATGACAAAAAATTTGTGGACCGGCAGATCTATGTCGTGCGTGATCCAAACTCGGAGCCGCCAACAGCTATAGTCAGACGCATCTGCAAAGCAGACCAGAAACACTTTAAAGGCTTGGCCCTTGTCAGCGAAAACCCTGAATATTTACCCGAAATGACGGAGCTTGACTGGCACGAACTTATAGTGGGCCGGGCGGTTTGGTTGTGGAGAAGCCTGGAAAATGCCTAA
- a CDS encoding helix-turn-helix domain-containing protein, with translation MKKGLQTIIAKRAKISLPFLSLILSGQKRPSWRVSKRLEKVTGISAVDWIDARVNRDYLEKNYCPDNSNRRKHEHRNAHDNKTTNSSNETIQEENVTDCQQNQEILKAQNNFTG, from the coding sequence ATGAAAAAAGGCCTCCAAACTATAATCGCAAAAAGGGCAAAAATTAGCCTTCCATTTTTAAGCTTGATCTTATCCGGCCAAAAACGCCCTTCCTGGCGAGTCTCCAAGCGCCTCGAAAAAGTCACCGGCATCAGCGCCGTTGACTGGATCGATGCCAGAGTTAACCGGGATTATCTGGAAAAAAACTACTGCCCGGATAACTCAAATCGCCGCAAGCATGAGCATCGAAACGCCCATGACAACAAAACAACCAACAGCTCCAACGAAACAATTCAGGAGGAAAACGTCACTGACTGTCAACAGAATCAAGAAATTTTAAAAGCACAGAATAATTTTACCGGCTGA
- a CDS encoding GNAT family N-acetyltransferase, with the protein MSKYKGIKNEIDVGCSKPIDFDSWIVLVKEVEPLFGPMADEEAFQGALKQAIICETAFCIRSNLNEKERYLKGGIIISKEANEILWFAVSKQCRGMGLGRQLLKFAISELNPKEGIFVQTFDETVPEGKPARKLYIDLGFTDLKDGGLNPAGMPTVIMKLATSEIDSE; encoded by the coding sequence ATGAGTAAATACAAAGGTATAAAAAATGAGATAGATGTCGGTTGTTCAAAACCGATAGATTTTGATTCATGGATTGTGCTGGTAAAAGAAGTCGAGCCATTATTCGGACCCATGGCTGATGAAGAAGCATTTCAAGGAGCTTTAAAGCAAGCAATTATATGCGAAACAGCTTTTTGTATTCGATCAAATTTGAATGAAAAGGAGAGATACTTAAAAGGTGGTATTATCATCTCAAAAGAGGCAAATGAAATATTATGGTTTGCAGTTTCAAAACAGTGCCGCGGAATGGGACTTGGCCGCCAGTTGCTTAAATTCGCAATTAGTGAGCTGAATCCTAAAGAAGGCATATTTGTACAGACATTTGATGAAACAGTTCCTGAAGGAAAGCCTGCAAGGAAGCTATATATAGATTTAGGCTTTACAGATCTTAAGGATGGCGGACTAAATCCAGCAGGAATGCCAACCGTGATAATGAAATTAGCCACATCAGAAATTGATAGCGAATAA
- a CDS encoding DUF7713 domain-containing protein, with translation MNLNDSGQTEIWEKDFPMEESYKAADGRIITFKITAEETPAGFFIQAEETKKSRKNRLGYTFTKFSPVNPYLALGEIRDTIRERLATKYIDHTDKLPELTHDKLVGIIDYSTDDEEVVLQVDGNKITMADLQRILSGHEGFEIKIEIKEQ, from the coding sequence ATGAATCTCAATGATTCTGGCCAAACGGAAATATGGGAAAAGGATTTTCCAATGGAAGAGTCCTACAAAGCTGCTGATGGCAGGATAATCACATTTAAAATTACAGCTGAAGAGACGCCAGCCGGATTTTTTATACAGGCGGAAGAAACAAAGAAATCCAGGAAAAACCGATTGGGTTACACGTTCACAAAATTCTCCCCGGTAAATCCATATCTTGCTCTTGGTGAAATCCGGGATACAATTCGTGAACGGCTTGCCACCAAATACATCGACCATACAGACAAATTGCCTGAGCTTACCCACGATAAATTGGTTGGGATAATCGATTATTCAACTGATGATGAAGAGGTGGTGCTGCAAGTTGACGGAAACAAAATCACTATGGCGGATCTTCAACGGATACTATCAGGCCATGAAGGCTTTGAAATAAAAATAGAAATTAAAGAGCAATGA
- a CDS encoding N-acetyltransferase, giving the protein MIRKFKKPDIDQVIKIWLEASIKAHDFVNSEFWESKVKDIREIYIPASETFVYEENETIKGFFSLYKNTLTAIFISPPYQGAGIGMALMKKAKEIRSKLELTVYKQNYKSVEFYKKCGFVAEREQIDEQTGHPELLMTFSS; this is encoded by the coding sequence ATGATAAGAAAATTCAAAAAACCGGACATTGATCAAGTGATCAAAATTTGGCTTGAAGCTTCAATAAAAGCGCATGATTTTGTAAATAGTGAGTTTTGGGAATCAAAAGTTAAAGACATTCGAGAAATCTACATTCCTGCCTCAGAAACGTTTGTATATGAAGAAAATGAAACAATAAAAGGATTTTTCTCTCTGTATAAAAATACATTAACAGCAATCTTCATATCCCCACCTTATCAAGGTGCAGGTATTGGTATGGCACTCATGAAAAAAGCCAAAGAAATCCGCAGCAAACTGGAGCTTACTGTTTACAAACAAAATTACAAAAGTGTTGAATTCTACAAAAAATGTGGTTTTGTAGCTGAGAGAGAACAGATTGATGAGCAAACCGGTCATCCAGAGTTATTAATGACATTCAGCTCATAA
- a CDS encoding helix-turn-helix domain-containing protein, with product MEKPDITYSWFHEALKYIRKKKGRGFQVTLALETGLEEGSISSIISGRKRASFDTQVKIAAAAEMDYPEFLMFGKQLFEGKPVQIPKLPQQKLIVDVIDGFEKINLEEHAEHYRGIPLYESGKLAPGAGGYSFDEKPASTTVVYQSEIQNRIKHDLRALRIKGDSMWAPDTGRGGSDC from the coding sequence ATGGAAAAGCCTGATATCACTTATTCTTGGTTTCACGAAGCTCTGAAATACATTCGCAAAAAAAAGGGAAGAGGCTTTCAAGTAACTCTGGCTCTCGAAACCGGTTTAGAGGAGGGGTCTATTTCGTCCATTATTTCAGGGAGAAAAAGAGCGTCCTTTGATACTCAGGTGAAAATAGCCGCAGCTGCTGAAATGGATTATCCTGAGTTTTTAATGTTTGGAAAGCAGTTGTTTGAGGGTAAGCCTGTACAAATACCCAAATTGCCTCAGCAAAAACTCATTGTCGATGTCATAGACGGCTTTGAAAAAATAAACCTGGAAGAACACGCCGAGCATTATCGGGGCATCCCTCTCTATGAATCCGGTAAGCTTGCTCCAGGAGCAGGTGGGTATTCATTCGATGAAAAACCGGCTTCAACGACGGTTGTCTATCAGTCGGAAATTCAAAACAGGATCAAGCATGACCTGAGGGCCTTGCGGATAAAAGGGGATTCAATGTGGGCCCCGGATACCGGAAGGGGCGGTAGTGATTGTTGA
- a CDS encoding tyrosine-type recombinase/integrase: MAKKKLNHHLYQDSGSQVWYFQKKVKGFDKPYKFSLETTSVTEARRKRDEYLKEIEYHGYLPTVEPEKPEPSNTTKVFGEVAQEWAEITKTKVAETTFHAYKKAMNTHVLPYFGNMPIDGITSLDIEKFLSNLKCSPKTKINIYTPFKGVMGFAKKHKIISSDPTVDVDPIRERKSQKIVHPPLSLEEIHKFLENVDEFWKPLFIFMFFSGVRISEAAGLKWKRVDLKNGVVQIHRSLVFVGDKQFYKATKTDGSHREVRIPQPVVDALLEQRKRTYKGNPENFVFLNSIGQNIHRHTLNKNVIRPTLKKAGLSLNRSIKDTRASYITNCLDNGERMSFIIRQVGHTNTNMLVKHYYRWMEAPNDGEKLVEAWNSTRKVPEPAKAKK; encoded by the coding sequence ATGGCGAAAAAGAAATTAAATCATCATCTCTATCAGGACAGTGGCAGCCAGGTTTGGTATTTCCAGAAAAAGGTCAAGGGCTTTGACAAGCCCTATAAATTTTCTCTGGAAACCACTTCGGTTACAGAGGCAAGGCGTAAGCGGGATGAGTATCTCAAAGAAATTGAGTATCACGGATATCTCCCGACTGTAGAGCCGGAAAAACCGGAACCATCGAATACGACAAAGGTTTTTGGTGAAGTGGCACAGGAGTGGGCGGAAATAACAAAAACGAAAGTGGCTGAAACGACTTTTCACGCTTATAAAAAGGCCATGAACACCCACGTCCTTCCATATTTCGGCAATATGCCCATTGATGGAATTACAAGCCTGGACATTGAAAAATTTCTAAGCAACCTGAAATGTTCCCCCAAGACCAAGATAAATATCTATACGCCGTTTAAGGGTGTTATGGGGTTTGCCAAAAAACATAAAATTATCAGCTCAGACCCCACAGTTGATGTTGATCCCATACGGGAAAGAAAATCCCAGAAGATCGTGCATCCCCCGCTTAGTTTGGAGGAGATCCATAAGTTTCTTGAGAATGTTGATGAATTCTGGAAGCCATTGTTCATTTTCATGTTTTTTTCAGGCGTCAGGATAAGCGAGGCAGCCGGTTTGAAGTGGAAACGGGTGGATTTAAAAAATGGAGTGGTTCAGATCCATCGCAGTCTTGTTTTTGTTGGTGATAAACAATTTTATAAGGCCACGAAAACAGACGGATCTCATAGAGAGGTCAGAATTCCACAGCCGGTTGTCGATGCTTTGCTGGAGCAAAGGAAACGGACATATAAAGGCAATCCAGAGAATTTTGTATTCCTGAATTCAATCGGACAAAATATTCACCGGCATACCCTGAATAAAAATGTTATCAGGCCGACGCTGAAGAAAGCCGGTCTTTCTCTAAACAGAAGCATAAAGGATACACGGGCTTCATATATCACAAACTGCCTGGACAACGGCGAGCGTATGAGTTTTATCATACGGCAGGTCGGGCACACCAACACCAATATGCTGGTCAAGCATTATTACCGGTGGATGGAAGCCCCTAATGACGGGGAGAAACTGGTGGAAGCCTGGAATTCTACCAGGAAAGTACCAGAGCCAGCGAAGGCTAAAAAATAA
- a CDS encoding isochorismatase family protein — translation MDCFKEISHYNIREAKPRPAKCALLVIDMQQYFQSIASPIIGNVISIIEACRSRNMRIIFTRHGHSDISKDGGMLYQWWGDCIEYGSKDWELIKAIQPGDYDAVLDKNRYNAFHGTTLDESLRSIKIEELIITGALTNCCCETTARDAFVRDYRVFFAGDATATVNEELHLASLKNLAFGFAHILSTDQICDYLKEQGTGSEMVCSSRA, via the coding sequence ATGGATTGTTTCAAAGAAATTTCCCACTACAACATTCGGGAGGCAAAACCCCGTCCTGCCAAGTGTGCGCTACTGGTCATTGACATGCAGCAGTATTTCCAATCCATTGCATCCCCGATTATCGGCAACGTTATTTCAATTATCGAAGCCTGCCGCTCAAGGAATATGCGGATAATATTTACCCGCCACGGCCACAGCGATATATCAAAGGACGGCGGCATGCTATATCAATGGTGGGGGGATTGTATCGAGTATGGCTCTAAAGACTGGGAATTGATAAAGGCTATTCAACCGGGTGATTATGATGCCGTTCTTGATAAAAACAGATATAATGCTTTCCACGGCACAACACTTGACGAAAGTTTGCGATCCATCAAGATCGAGGAATTGATTATTACGGGTGCCCTGACCAATTGTTGTTGTGAAACCACGGCAAGAGATGCTTTTGTCCGGGACTACAGGGTCTTTTTTGCAGGAGACGCCACTGCAACGGTAAATGAGGAGCTACATCTGGCCAGCCTGAAAAATCTGGCCTTTGGCTTTGCTCATATCCTGAGTACGGATCAAATCTGTGATTATTTAAAGGAGCAAGGGACGGGAAGTGAAATGGTTTGCAGTAGCCGGGCTTAA
- a CDS encoding bifunctional diguanylate cyclase/phosphodiesterase has translation MVNSPRLCDVKPASFSIPVYLTRTNKMTQNNTCRIKLARLQRLYQFQKTINSFLQLSLKDTSLKEILQESIEIILSSPCIETEPMAGIFIAGKPDKLVLAAHKNFPKESRKAWTKVPFSKCLCGQAAFPKEPVYVGQADCQHTIAYKGMMPHGHYCVPIVCGKKVFAVIVLCLKQGHQRKESEEVFLHAVSNTLAGVIMRWQREHRYHLVFKQAPCGIIVSDMEHNILDANNEALKILGYTYGEITGLSARDLIPPQDPGSVNPKENVPEAPFAIERRLQKKNGDFISVQTALRQLQDFDPDGSYMLMFHDTTKQKHAEKRIQYLAYFDELTGLPNQELLKDRVQKAMARAKRFSHKLGVMTVAVNRLKDINNTLGPLARDNLIQETAGRISNFLREADTVARTGEDEFMVLLENIELAEKVQTVAERLLQTLAEPFALSSAGIYPEISMGYTVFPDNSRDLDTLLKQSGMAMSEAQNGGANRVKGFMAEQEDRISREFFLEHELKRALENNELAIFYQPQVSLKDRRIIGMEALIRWHHPEKGLISPQDFIPLLEKTGLIVPVTRWLISTVCNQIRDWHKQGLSMAVSVNLSAEHFDSLDLIKTTKEALDETGIDPHYLGMEITESTVMQDVSGASKILEELAGWGIKVSLDDFGKGYSSLSYLQRLAIDTIKIDRYFIYDIPENSQNITLANTIVTMAHNLGKEVLAEGVETEEQARILRELNCDYAQGFLFGRPQPPDKLSFG, from the coding sequence GTGGTAAATTCACCCCGCCTGTGTGATGTCAAGCCAGCGTCCTTTTCAATCCCCGTATATTTAACCAGGACAAATAAAATGACACAGAATAATACTTGCCGGATTAAACTGGCAAGGCTGCAACGGCTTTATCAATTTCAAAAAACCATCAACTCTTTTCTCCAGCTTTCCCTGAAAGACACCTCCCTAAAAGAAATTCTGCAGGAGTCAATAGAAATCATCCTTTCCTCACCCTGCATTGAAACAGAACCCATGGCCGGGATCTTTATTGCAGGAAAACCCGATAAACTGGTTTTAGCAGCACATAAAAATTTCCCGAAAGAATCAAGAAAGGCTTGGACAAAAGTACCATTTTCAAAGTGTTTGTGCGGACAAGCGGCATTCCCGAAAGAACCGGTTTATGTCGGGCAAGCGGATTGCCAGCATACAATCGCTTATAAAGGCATGATGCCACACGGACATTACTGCGTGCCGATTGTTTGCGGAAAAAAGGTTTTTGCTGTTATAGTGCTGTGCTTAAAACAAGGGCACCAAAGAAAGGAAAGCGAAGAAGTTTTCCTTCATGCGGTCTCCAACACATTGGCGGGAGTAATAATGCGCTGGCAAAGGGAGCATAGATACCACCTGGTTTTTAAACAGGCCCCGTGCGGTATAATTGTAAGCGATATGGAACATAATATCCTGGATGCCAATAACGAGGCCTTAAAAATCCTTGGCTACACGTACGGGGAAATAACCGGGCTAAGCGCAAGGGATCTTATTCCTCCGCAAGATCCCGGATCTGTTAACCCGAAAGAAAATGTCCCTGAAGCACCCTTTGCCATTGAGCGAAGGCTTCAGAAAAAAAACGGAGACTTCATCTCCGTCCAAACAGCTTTAAGGCAACTGCAGGACTTTGACCCTGACGGTTCATACATGCTGATGTTCCATGATACAACCAAGCAAAAGCATGCTGAAAAAAGAATTCAATACCTGGCCTATTTTGATGAACTCACCGGCCTTCCCAATCAGGAATTATTAAAAGACCGGGTACAGAAAGCCATGGCCCGGGCAAAACGTTTTTCCCACAAGCTTGGCGTCATGACCGTGGCCGTCAACAGGCTAAAGGACATCAATAACACCTTGGGCCCGCTGGCAAGAGACAATCTGATTCAGGAAACAGCAGGCAGGATCAGCAACTTTCTCCGTGAAGCAGATACTGTGGCACGCACGGGAGAAGATGAGTTTATGGTCCTGTTGGAAAATATCGAACTTGCTGAAAAGGTTCAAACGGTTGCAGAAAGGTTGCTTCAAACCCTGGCCGAACCCTTCGCGTTATCCAGTGCCGGAATATATCCGGAAATCAGCATGGGCTACACTGTGTTTCCCGATAATAGCAGGGATCTGGACACGTTGTTAAAACAGTCCGGCATGGCAATGAGTGAGGCCCAGAACGGCGGCGCAAACAGAGTCAAAGGGTTTATGGCAGAGCAGGAAGACCGGATCTCCAGGGAATTTTTCCTTGAGCATGAATTAAAAAGAGCTCTTGAAAACAATGAGCTTGCCATCTTTTATCAGCCCCAGGTTTCCTTAAAAGATCGCCGTATCATAGGCATGGAGGCCCTGATCCGCTGGCATCATCCGGAAAAAGGACTTATTTCTCCGCAGGATTTTATACCCCTTCTGGAAAAAACAGGTTTGATTGTACCTGTAACCAGGTGGCTTATCAGCACTGTGTGCAATCAAATCAGGGACTGGCACAAGCAAGGCCTGTCCATGGCGGTATCGGTTAACTTATCAGCCGAGCACTTTGACAGCCTGGATCTCATTAAAACAACCAAAGAGGCTCTGGATGAAACCGGGATTGATCCTCATTACCTGGGCATGGAAATAACTGAATCTACAGTGATGCAGGATGTATCAGGCGCTTCAAAGATCCTGGAAGAGTTGGCCGGTTGGGGAATAAAGGTCTCCCTGGATGATTTCGGCAAGGGCTATTCATCTTTGAGCTATTTACAGCGGCTTGCCATTGACACCATAAAAATAGACCGGTATTTCATATACGACATACCGGAAAACAGCCAGAATATCACTTTGGCAAATACGATTGTAACCATGGCCCATAATCTGGGAAAAGAGGTGTTGGCCGAAGGGGTTGAAACAGAAGAACAAGCCCGTATTCTGCGGGAGCTTAACTGCGATTACGCCCAGGGCTTTCTTTTCGGCAGGCCCCAGCCTCCAGACAAGCTGTCTTTCGGCTGA